The Thermobispora bispora DSM 43833 genome window below encodes:
- a CDS encoding sugar ABC transporter ATP-binding protein, whose product MRLDKVRVAPPAAPPVRGEDGRRPIVAARGVTKTYGRTRALAGVDLEVRSGEVLGLVGHNGAGKSTLMRIVAGLEDCDGGTVTVHGQEASGPGGRRPGAFRAIRMAYQETSLCPELTVAENIWVSSRHCLPRARWRRAAAERVRRRLDEIFPGHGVAPGDRVENLSLAQRQMVEIVRASLADPLDLLILDEPTESLGPDAARSLYAYVRRITAQGAAVLLISHRIREVLSVADRVVVLRDGAVVAERPAAGLGENDVLTLMGAEVAAPAERTPAPAAAGAASGRPIVAELRRVTAPGLRDVSLRVAEGEVVGLAGLAGQGQQEVLERLWRPVRRDTVARGARAYVPGDRQRSGVLPLWSVGENLIVSAMRRMARLGLCRPAEERAVVRSWVDRLAIRGGADAMITELSGGNQQKVLVARAFASGADLILLDDPFRGVDVHTKTDLYRLIRQEAAQGRSIVWYSSENAEMAHCDRVYVFRAGRVVAELTGDEITEERIIAASFAEDEGVDGHE is encoded by the coding sequence ATGCGCCTCGACAAGGTCCGGGTGGCGCCGCCCGCGGCGCCACCCGTCCGGGGTGAGGACGGCCGCCGGCCGATCGTCGCCGCCAGGGGCGTGACCAAGACCTACGGGCGCACCCGGGCCCTCGCCGGGGTGGACCTCGAGGTCCGCTCCGGCGAGGTGCTCGGCCTGGTCGGCCACAACGGCGCCGGCAAGAGCACCCTCATGCGGATCGTCGCCGGGCTGGAGGACTGCGACGGCGGGACCGTCACCGTGCACGGGCAGGAGGCGTCCGGCCCGGGCGGCCGCCGCCCCGGCGCGTTCCGGGCCATCCGCATGGCCTACCAGGAGACGTCGCTCTGCCCCGAGCTCACCGTGGCGGAGAACATCTGGGTCTCCTCCCGGCACTGTCTTCCCCGGGCCCGGTGGCGGCGGGCCGCCGCCGAGCGGGTCCGGCGCCGGCTGGACGAGATCTTCCCCGGCCACGGCGTGGCGCCCGGTGACCGGGTGGAGAACCTCTCCCTCGCCCAGCGCCAGATGGTGGAGATCGTCCGGGCCAGCCTCGCAGACCCGTTGGACCTGCTCATCCTCGACGAGCCCACCGAGTCGCTCGGCCCGGACGCGGCGCGCTCCCTCTACGCCTATGTCCGCAGGATCACCGCGCAGGGCGCGGCCGTGCTGCTCATCTCGCACCGGATCCGCGAGGTGCTCTCGGTCGCCGACCGTGTGGTGGTGCTCCGCGATGGGGCCGTCGTCGCCGAACGGCCGGCCGCCGGCCTCGGCGAGAACGACGTGCTCACCCTCATGGGCGCCGAGGTCGCCGCCCCGGCCGAGCGCACCCCCGCGCCCGCCGCGGCCGGCGCGGCGTCCGGCCGCCCGATCGTGGCGGAGCTGCGCCGGGTCACGGCCCCCGGCCTCCGCGACGTCTCCCTCCGCGTCGCCGAGGGCGAGGTGGTGGGCCTCGCCGGGCTCGCCGGCCAGGGCCAGCAGGAGGTGCTCGAGCGGCTCTGGCGCCCGGTGCGGCGGGACACCGTGGCCCGCGGCGCCCGCGCATACGTGCCCGGTGACCGGCAGCGGTCCGGCGTCCTCCCCCTGTGGAGCGTCGGGGAGAACCTCATCGTCTCCGCGATGCGCCGCATGGCCCGGCTCGGGCTGTGCCGCCCGGCCGAGGAACGGGCCGTCGTCCGGAGCTGGGTCGACCGGCTCGCCATCCGCGGCGGCGCCGACGCGATGATCACCGAGCTCAGCGGCGGCAACCAGCAGAAGGTGCTCGTCGCCCGGGCCTTCGCCTCCGGCGCCGACCTGATCCTGCTCGACGACCCGTTCCGCGGCGTCGACGTGCACACCAAGACGGACCTGTACCGCCTCATCCGGCAGGAGGCGGCCCAGGGCCGCAGCATCGTCTGGTACTCCAGCGAGAACGCCGAGATGGCGCACTGCGACCGCGTCTACGTCTTCCGCGCCGGGCGGGTGGTGGCCGAGCTCACCGGCGACGAGATCACCGAGGAACGGATCATCGCCGCCTCGTTCGCCGAGGACGAGGGGGTGGACGGCCATGAGTGA
- a CDS encoding ABC transporter permease, with translation MSEALLTARPGRAWVRTTASAAVSAVALIVMIGVCASLQPDVLSVTGLSLVLSSTVPLVIAAQAQMTLMAVGDIDLGIGNFVGLVTVISATYLVTSPLTGAAILLLLVAGYAVLGALIHLRRVPSLIATLGASFVWLGLGLFVLPTPGGSTPDWLAAFGSWQPAGFPAPLLPILTVTAVVYLLTVRGALGVRMRGLGSNPVALQRAGVSLLAARVSAYAIAGALGVLSGLILTSQAGGGDVSSASSYTLMTVAAVILGGGSFSGGRAVPIGAAIGGVTLGLVSVVLSLLDVASNMQSAVQGVIVLAVLAGRAVLGRTLR, from the coding sequence ATGAGTGAGGCGCTCCTCACCGCACGGCCGGGCCGGGCCTGGGTGCGCACCACCGCCTCGGCCGCGGTGAGCGCCGTCGCGCTGATCGTCATGATCGGCGTCTGCGCGTCGCTCCAGCCGGACGTGCTCAGCGTGACCGGCCTCTCCCTGGTCCTGTCCTCGACCGTCCCCCTCGTCATCGCGGCCCAGGCTCAGATGACCCTCATGGCGGTCGGGGACATCGACCTCGGGATCGGCAACTTCGTCGGCCTGGTCACCGTGATCTCCGCGACCTACCTGGTCACCTCGCCGCTGACCGGGGCGGCCATCCTGCTCCTGCTGGTCGCCGGGTACGCCGTGCTCGGCGCGCTGATCCACCTGCGGCGCGTGCCGTCGCTGATCGCCACCCTCGGCGCGTCGTTCGTCTGGCTGGGGCTCGGGCTCTTCGTGCTGCCCACCCCGGGCGGCTCCACCCCGGATTGGCTCGCGGCCTTCGGGTCCTGGCAGCCCGCCGGGTTCCCCGCGCCCCTGCTCCCGATCCTCACCGTGACCGCGGTGGTCTACCTCCTCACGGTCCGCGGCGCGCTCGGGGTCCGGATGCGCGGGCTCGGCAGCAATCCGGTCGCCCTGCAGCGCGCCGGGGTGAGCCTGCTCGCCGCTCGGGTGAGCGCCTACGCCATCGCAGGGGCGCTTGGCGTGCTCTCCGGCCTCATCCTCACCTCGCAGGCCGGCGGCGGTGACGTCTCGTCGGCCTCCAGCTACACGCTCATGACCGTGGCCGCGGTGATCCTCGGCGGCGGCTCGTTCTCCGGCGGGCGGGCCGTGCCGATCGGCGCCGCGATCGGCGGCGTCACCCTCGGCCTGGTGAGCGTGGTCCTCAGCCTGCTCGACGTCGCCTCCAACATGCAGTCCGCCGTGCAGGGCGTGATCGTCCTCGCGGTGCTCGCCGGGCGGGCCGTACTGGGGAGGACCCTGCGATGA
- a CDS encoding ABC transporter permease: MNPRTLLTRPWIWGFAAAALVWAIIFAISGQGGGQTVSLAFSLAPYLVIVGLGQMLVITAGPGNIDVSVASVISLAGFVSVAVASATGSATVGILAGIGAGIAIALISTVAILGLSIPPIIATLAAGLVASSITLSIADGFTAVPDAGLRWLLNLRPAGVPLPAVAVVLLTVLVALVLRRTVYGRSLIAVGQNRRAAERAGIPVARVIAATYLASGALAGLAGALLAAYIAPSPDLGTRYLLDSVAVVVIGGTLISGGRAVPPGVWGAALFFILLDGLVNLVGWSTAAQNLLKGGLVLFVLFLAGGGDRVVRPAPRAGGDRQLEAQRS, translated from the coding sequence ATGAACCCGCGCACGCTGCTGACCCGGCCGTGGATCTGGGGCTTCGCGGCCGCCGCGCTCGTCTGGGCGATCATCTTCGCCATCTCCGGCCAGGGCGGCGGGCAGACCGTCTCCCTCGCCTTCTCCCTCGCCCCCTACCTGGTGATCGTCGGCCTCGGCCAGATGCTCGTCATCACCGCCGGGCCGGGCAACATCGACGTCTCCGTGGCGTCGGTCATCTCGCTCGCCGGCTTCGTCTCGGTGGCCGTTGCCTCGGCCACCGGGTCGGCCACCGTGGGCATCCTCGCCGGCATCGGCGCCGGAATCGCCATCGCGCTGATCAGCACGGTGGCGATCCTCGGCCTGTCGATCCCACCGATCATCGCCACGCTCGCCGCCGGCCTGGTGGCCTCGTCGATCACGCTCTCCATCGCCGACGGGTTCACCGCCGTGCCCGACGCCGGGCTGCGGTGGCTGCTCAACCTCCGGCCGGCCGGGGTGCCGCTCCCCGCCGTGGCGGTGGTCCTCCTCACCGTGCTCGTGGCCCTGGTGCTCCGCCGCACCGTCTACGGGCGGTCGCTGATCGCCGTCGGGCAGAACCGGCGGGCGGCCGAGCGGGCCGGCATCCCCGTGGCGCGGGTCATCGCCGCCACCTACCTGGCGAGCGGCGCGCTCGCCGGGCTGGCCGGGGCGCTGCTCGCCGCCTACATCGCGCCCTCACCCGATCTGGGCACCCGCTACCTGCTCGACTCCGTGGCCGTGGTCGTCATCGGCGGGACGCTCATCTCCGGTGGCCGTGCCGTACCGCCCGGCGTGTGGGGCGCGGCGCTCTTCTTCATCCTCCTCGACGGCCTGGTGAACCTCGTTGGCTGGAGCACCGCCGCCCAGAACCTCTTGAAGGGAGGTCTCGTCCTCTTCGTCCTCTTCCTCGCCGGCGGGGGTGATCGGGTGGTCCGGCCCGCACCCCGCGCCGGCGGTGACCGGCAACTGGAAGCACAGAGATCCTAG
- the lsrF gene encoding 3-hydroxy-5-phosphonooxypentane-2,4-dione thiolase, giving the protein MPDIDGLLEARNFTGDQTSTGGFHVKGANAQDWGLQNRLSRIFRPSTGRTVMLAFDHGYFVGPMAGLERLDRDIAPLAPQADAIMMTRGALRTSIPSDTDAAVVLRASGGPSILRELSDEHIALDIEDAIRLNAAALAIQVFIGGEHESRSVANLARLVDVGQRYGIAVLGVTAVGKEMARDARYFRLATRICAEMGAHIVKTYYVADGFETVTASCPVPIIVAGGKKVPELEALTLAYRSIQEGAAGVDMGRNIWQSEHPAAMLAAVRAVVHDGAKPEEAYELYQERAAAGAAS; this is encoded by the coding sequence ATGCCCGATATCGACGGTCTTCTCGAGGCTCGGAACTTCACCGGCGACCAGACCTCGACCGGTGGCTTCCACGTCAAGGGCGCAAACGCCCAGGACTGGGGCCTGCAGAACCGTCTCTCGCGGATCTTCCGGCCGAGCACCGGCCGCACCGTGATGCTCGCCTTCGACCACGGTTACTTCGTGGGGCCGATGGCCGGGCTGGAGCGGCTCGACCGGGACATCGCCCCGCTCGCCCCGCAGGCCGACGCGATCATGATGACCCGGGGCGCGCTGCGGACCAGCATCCCCTCGGACACCGACGCCGCGGTCGTGCTCCGGGCCAGCGGCGGCCCCAGCATCCTCCGCGAGCTCTCCGACGAGCACATCGCCCTCGACATCGAGGACGCGATCCGGCTCAACGCCGCCGCGCTCGCCATCCAGGTGTTCATCGGCGGTGAGCACGAGTCCCGCTCCGTGGCCAACCTGGCCCGCCTCGTCGACGTGGGCCAGCGGTACGGCATCGCCGTCCTCGGCGTCACCGCCGTCGGCAAGGAGATGGCGCGCGACGCGCGGTACTTCCGCCTCGCCACCCGGATCTGCGCCGAGATGGGTGCGCACATCGTGAAGACCTACTACGTGGCCGACGGCTTCGAGACCGTCACCGCGAGCTGCCCGGTGCCGATCATCGTCGCCGGCGGCAAGAAGGTGCCCGAGCTCGAGGCGCTCACCCTGGCGTACCGCTCCATCCAGGAGGGCGCGGCCGGGGTGGACATGGGCCGCAACATCTGGCAGAGCGAGCACCCCGCCGCGATGCTCGCCGCGGTGCGCGCGGTGGTGCACGACGGCGCCAAGCCCGAGGAGGCCTACGAGCTCTACCAGGAACGGGCGGCCGCCGGCGCCGCATCCTGA
- a CDS encoding glycerol-3-phosphate dehydrogenase/oxidase: MSHQRPGRDGVDVVVIGAGINGLAVARDAASRGLRVVVVERADVGSGTSSTSSRLIHGGLKYLERYDFKLVHESIRERHILFRTAPHLVRDYPMLIPFYAGNSRPGPKIRLGLLAFDIMAGPWGRGLSRGVSPREIARRWPTLSRDGLRGGAIFHDAQVPWAERLCVELLLDSERLGARVLTHTTVTGLIVEGARVLGVRIRDNQTGEQGEIRAGVTVNAAGPWIDRVLDGQVASPRLNGGTKGSHVVVDPFPGAPDTCIFFEAAADQRPIFVFPWAGRYLLGSTDLTYDGDLDEVVASDAEIDYLLSETNRIFPSAGLTRDDVLYSVAGVRPLPYTEGVKDNAEISRGHSVHDHAPAYRGLLTVIGGKLTTHRALGEDVTDAVLRVLGRGRRRCVTRRRPLPGAEVADWKAFARDFVRWSPLTRAQSTRLLDIYGVRARRVLDLAASHPDLAEVVDEETGALAAEVVLAAREEKAVTLGDILLRRTLIGLGPDMGLSAARACAEVAVRHLGWDEERAQAEIAAYEAEVRRRYRPRVLAAQTGKRGEGRFS, translated from the coding sequence ATGTCACACCAACGGCCCGGACGCGACGGCGTGGACGTGGTCGTCATCGGAGCCGGGATCAACGGGCTCGCCGTCGCGCGCGACGCCGCCTCCCGCGGGCTGCGGGTCGTGGTCGTCGAGCGCGCCGACGTGGGCTCCGGCACCTCGAGCACGTCCAGCCGTCTCATCCACGGCGGCCTGAAGTACCTCGAGCGCTACGACTTCAAGCTCGTGCACGAGTCCATTCGCGAGCGGCACATCCTCTTCCGCACCGCGCCGCACCTCGTGCGCGACTACCCGATGCTCATCCCCTTCTACGCCGGGAACAGCAGGCCGGGCCCGAAGATCCGGCTCGGTCTCCTGGCGTTCGACATCATGGCCGGGCCCTGGGGCCGCGGCCTCAGCCGGGGCGTGTCCCCCCGGGAGATCGCCCGGCGCTGGCCGACCCTCTCCCGGGACGGGCTCCGCGGCGGCGCGATCTTCCACGACGCGCAGGTGCCCTGGGCGGAGCGCCTCTGCGTCGAGCTGCTCCTCGACTCCGAGCGGCTCGGCGCCCGGGTGCTCACCCACACCACCGTCACCGGGCTGATCGTCGAGGGCGCCCGCGTCCTCGGCGTGCGGATCAGGGACAACCAGACCGGGGAACAGGGCGAGATCCGCGCCGGCGTCACGGTCAACGCGGCCGGCCCGTGGATCGACCGCGTGCTCGACGGCCAGGTGGCCAGCCCGCGCCTCAACGGCGGCACCAAGGGAAGCCACGTCGTGGTCGACCCGTTCCCCGGCGCCCCCGACACCTGCATCTTCTTCGAGGCCGCCGCCGACCAGCGGCCGATCTTCGTCTTCCCCTGGGCGGGCCGGTACCTCCTCGGCAGCACCGACCTGACCTACGACGGCGACCTCGACGAGGTCGTCGCGAGCGACGCCGAGATCGACTACCTCCTCTCCGAGACCAACCGGATCTTCCCCTCCGCCGGACTGACCAGGGACGACGTGCTCTACAGCGTCGCCGGTGTACGGCCCCTGCCGTACACCGAGGGCGTCAAGGACAACGCCGAGATCAGCCGCGGGCACAGCGTCCACGACCACGCCCCGGCCTACCGCGGGCTGCTCACCGTGATCGGCGGCAAGCTCACCACGCACCGCGCGCTCGGTGAGGACGTCACCGATGCGGTGCTCCGGGTGCTCGGCCGGGGACGGCGGCGCTGCGTCACCCGGCGGCGGCCGCTCCCCGGCGCCGAGGTCGCCGATTGGAAGGCGTTCGCCCGCGATTTCGTGCGCTGGTCGCCGCTCACCAGGGCGCAGTCCACGCGGCTCCTCGACATCTACGGGGTGCGCGCCCGCCGGGTGCTCGACCTCGCCGCGTCCCACCCTGACCTCGCCGAGGTGGTCGACGAGGAGACCGGCGCGCTCGCGGCCGAGGTGGTGCTGGCCGCCCGGGAGGAGAAGGCCGTGACCCTCGGCGACATCCTGCTCCGCCGCACCCTCATCGGGCTCGGCCCCGACATGGGCCTCTCCGCCGCCCGGGCCTGCGCCGAGGTGGCGGTCCGGCATCTGGGCTGGGACGAAGAGCGGGCCCAGGCCGAGATCGCCGCATACGAGGCGGAGGTGCGGCGGCGGTACCGGCCCCGCGTGCTCGCCGCGCAGACGGGAAAGCGCGGTGAAGGGAGGTTCTCGTGA
- a CDS encoding FGGY-family carbohydrate kinase has product MTAVCYIGVDVGLTATKAAAFDPAGREIAVVHARTPRTSVTAHRHDVDMDGLAETVLSLLGELAGRLAAEGYAPAGIGVAGHGNGIYPVDAELRPVGPAIASSDSRAQPIVDAIPAEAARRLALETGSIPWAAQPAVLLRWLHDHAPEAYAATRWVLSCKDWVTAQLTGVPSADYSDASAFGMVALDTRAYSPTALELVGLPAGDLERFPALRQSGEVVAGLSARAAARTGLPEGLPVIAGCMDCVAATLGAGGRGLGEVTIIVGTWAINGVVVPARTPAPEVTLSALMPDPGTMLAMEVAPTSAANLEWLACAAAPHGDAGVPAAELLREAAAVPPGAEGLLFFPFVNGAPEHPEASGTFLGISALHRRGHLTRAVIEGVAQYHRMQLDRVLASGAGIADRPWRLAGGGARSEVWAQIFADVLGRPVLRQLTSELGARGVASLLPEALGHDRGSWAAGEDLCVHPGPDREVYLRQAELFERCLGGMVAPWTEVERYRRAADG; this is encoded by the coding sequence GTGACGGCCGTCTGTTACATCGGGGTGGACGTCGGGCTCACCGCCACCAAGGCGGCGGCCTTCGACCCGGCGGGCCGCGAGATCGCCGTCGTCCACGCGCGGACACCCCGCACCAGCGTGACCGCGCACCGGCACGACGTCGACATGGACGGGCTCGCCGAAACGGTCCTGTCGCTGCTCGGGGAGCTCGCCGGCCGGCTCGCCGCCGAGGGGTACGCCCCGGCCGGCATCGGCGTGGCCGGGCACGGTAACGGGATCTACCCGGTCGACGCCGAGCTGCGGCCCGTCGGCCCGGCCATCGCCTCGTCGGACAGCCGGGCCCAGCCCATCGTGGACGCGATCCCCGCCGAGGCGGCCCGGCGGCTCGCCCTGGAGACCGGCTCCATTCCCTGGGCCGCGCAGCCCGCGGTGCTGCTCCGCTGGCTCCACGACCACGCGCCGGAGGCGTACGCCGCGACCCGCTGGGTGCTCTCCTGCAAGGATTGGGTGACCGCCCAGCTCACCGGTGTTCCCAGCGCCGACTACAGTGACGCGAGCGCGTTCGGCATGGTCGCCCTCGACACCCGGGCCTACAGCCCCACCGCGCTGGAGCTTGTCGGGCTGCCCGCGGGCGACCTGGAGCGGTTCCCGGCGCTGCGCCAGTCCGGGGAGGTGGTCGCCGGGCTGAGCGCCCGGGCGGCCGCCCGCACCGGGCTGCCCGAAGGGCTCCCGGTGATCGCCGGGTGCATGGACTGCGTCGCCGCCACCCTCGGCGCGGGCGGCCGCGGGCTCGGCGAGGTGACCATCATCGTCGGGACCTGGGCCATCAACGGCGTCGTGGTCCCGGCCCGCACCCCGGCGCCCGAGGTGACGCTGAGCGCGCTCATGCCCGACCCGGGCACCATGCTCGCCATGGAGGTCGCCCCGACCTCGGCCGCCAACCTCGAGTGGCTCGCGTGCGCCGCGGCGCCGCACGGCGACGCCGGCGTGCCCGCGGCGGAGCTGCTGCGCGAGGCCGCGGCCGTCCCCCCGGGCGCCGAAGGCCTGCTGTTCTTCCCGTTCGTCAACGGGGCGCCGGAGCACCCGGAGGCCTCGGGGACCTTCCTCGGCATCTCCGCCCTGCACCGGCGGGGCCACCTCACCCGGGCCGTGATCGAGGGCGTCGCCCAGTACCACCGCATGCAGCTCGACCGGGTGCTCGCCAGCGGGGCCGGCATCGCCGACCGGCCGTGGCGGCTCGCCGGTGGCGGGGCCCGCTCCGAGGTGTGGGCGCAGATCTTCGCCGACGTGCTGGGCAGGCCGGTGCTGCGCCAGCTCACCAGCGAGCTCGGCGCGCGGGGTGTCGCCTCCCTGCTGCCCGAGGCGCTCGGCCACGACCGCGGGTCCTGGGCGGCCGGTGAGGATCTGTGCGTCCACCCGGGCCCGGACCGGGAGGTCTACCTCCGGCAGGCCGAGCTCTTCGAACGCTGCCTCGGTGGCATGGTCGCCCCGTGGACGGAGGTCGAGCGGTACCGCCGCGCGGCGGACGGGTGA
- a CDS encoding OmpA family protein yields the protein MSRSRERFAALILALAVMAAPASAWADRAAPTPVPEDAVMPVEDLITPVEDVIAEVESLDGTESEEKQGEQITLALTADVLFPLDKATLTAKARQRLREIAEKIKSDGAGGLIRVEGHTDDQGSDAYNLALSRRRAEAVRRVLERELAGMNVTLQAKGYGESRPKVPNFIKGRPVEKNRAKNRRVEIIFTARR from the coding sequence ATGTCCCGATCTCGTGAGCGGTTCGCGGCCCTGATCCTCGCGCTCGCCGTCATGGCCGCCCCCGCCTCCGCCTGGGCGGATCGGGCGGCCCCCACGCCCGTGCCCGAGGACGCGGTCATGCCCGTGGAGGACCTCATCACCCCCGTCGAGGACGTGATCGCCGAGGTCGAGTCGCTCGACGGGACGGAGAGCGAGGAGAAGCAGGGCGAGCAGATCACCCTGGCGCTCACCGCCGACGTGCTGTTCCCCTTGGACAAGGCCACGCTCACGGCCAAGGCCCGGCAGCGCCTGCGGGAGATCGCCGAGAAGATCAAGTCCGACGGCGCCGGCGGCCTGATCCGGGTCGAGGGGCACACCGACGACCAGGGCAGCGACGCCTATAACCTGGCGCTCTCGCGCCGGCGCGCCGAGGCGGTACGGCGGGTGCTCGAGCGGGAGCTCGCGGGCATGAACGTCACCCTGCAGGCCAAGGGGTACGGCGAGAGCCGGCCCAAGGTGCCCAACTTCATCAAGGGGCGGCCCGTGGAGAAGAACCGGGCCAAGAACCGGCGCGTCGAGATCATCTTCACCGCCCGGAGGTGA
- a CDS encoding ATP-binding cassette domain-containing protein yields the protein MRIELEDLVLRYGDVTALDGITLTLEEGKIYGLLGRNGSGKTSLMSVLAAFRKQTSGQVRIDGEPVFENARVTSRISLTRETGETVTIGTGEEALSYAEVLRPNWDGEFARSLLDLFKINPKMSVKNMSRGQRSAMGIVVGLASRAPLTMFDEAHLGLDAPSRQLFYEQLLADYLAHPRTIIMSTHLIDEVSWLFEEVVIIHQGRLVIHEERDTLLSKGTSVTGPAALVDGFTAGMQVLGSRSLGPTKSVTVYGELDDARRRKAQESGLELGPVPLQDLFTHLTADGAS from the coding sequence GTGAGGATCGAGCTCGAGGACCTGGTCCTCCGCTACGGCGACGTCACCGCCCTCGACGGCATCACCCTCACCCTCGAGGAAGGCAAGATCTACGGGCTTCTCGGCCGCAACGGCTCGGGCAAGACCAGCCTGATGTCGGTGCTCGCCGCCTTCCGCAAGCAGACCTCCGGGCAGGTCCGGATCGACGGGGAGCCGGTGTTCGAGAACGCCCGGGTCACCTCGCGGATCAGCCTCACCCGGGAGACCGGCGAGACCGTCACCATCGGCACGGGCGAGGAGGCACTGTCCTATGCCGAGGTGCTGCGCCCGAACTGGGACGGCGAATTCGCGCGCTCGCTCCTGGACCTGTTCAAGATCAACCCGAAGATGAGCGTCAAGAACATGTCCAGGGGGCAGCGCTCGGCGATGGGGATCGTCGTCGGCCTCGCCTCACGGGCGCCGCTCACCATGTTCGACGAGGCGCACCTCGGCCTCGACGCCCCCTCCCGGCAGCTCTTCTATGAGCAGCTCCTCGCCGACTACCTGGCCCACCCGCGCACGATCATCATGTCCACGCACCTCATCGATGAGGTCAGCTGGCTCTTCGAAGAGGTCGTGATCATCCATCAGGGGCGGCTGGTCATCCACGAAGAGCGGGACACGCTGCTGTCCAAGGGCACCTCCGTCACCGGCCCCGCCGCCCTGGTGGACGGCTTCACCGCCGGCATGCAGGTGCTCGGCAGCCGTTCCCTCGGGCCGACCAAGTCCGTCACCGTCTACGGCGAGCTCGACGACGCCCGGCGCCGCAAGGCCCAGGAGTCCGGCCTGGAGCTCGGCCCCGTTCCCCTGCAGGACCTGTTCACCCACCTCACCGCCGACGGAGCATCCTGA
- a CDS encoding GntR family transcriptional regulator — translation MLDDRSPIYRQIADRIKAEIMSGALKGDEKVMSTNQYAALYRINPATAAKAFQQLVDEGVLYKKRGIGMFVSPDARERLRAKRRETFFTEVVDPMVAEAKAVGIPLRDIIRRIEELEDS, via the coding sequence ATGCTCGACGACCGGAGCCCCATCTATCGGCAGATCGCCGACCGGATCAAAGCCGAGATCATGAGCGGGGCGCTCAAGGGCGACGAGAAGGTCATGTCGACCAACCAGTACGCGGCCCTCTACCGGATCAACCCGGCCACGGCGGCCAAGGCGTTCCAGCAGCTGGTCGACGAAGGCGTCCTCTACAAGAAGCGAGGGATCGGCATGTTCGTCAGCCCGGACGCGCGCGAAAGGCTCAGGGCCAAGCGCAGGGAGACCTTCTTCACCGAGGTCGTGGACCCCATGGTCGCCGAGGCCAAGGCCGTCGGCATCCCCCTCCGCGACATCATCCGGCGCATCGAGGAACTGGAGGACTCGTGA
- a CDS encoding SDR family NAD(P)-dependent oxidoreductase encodes MRFTDKIVLVTGGGTGAGRVAARDFAREGATVIVAGRTAETLGGTVTTIEAEGGRAEAITADVRRAGDVAALVDRIVARYGRLDVAVNNAGVLFAGPVAEMPEEDWRAVFDTNVHGVFLCMKYEIAAMRAQPGGGTIVNVSSVVGPYLRVAGLAAYGAAKAAVSALTRTAALECIRDGVRINAVTPGPLDTPMSLRPGETEADRAARVKGELPAGRVGSLAEFSAAVRFLASEESAFTVGQDLVLDGGATA; translated from the coding sequence ATGAGGTTCACCGACAAGATCGTCCTGGTCACCGGGGGCGGGACCGGCGCGGGCCGGGTCGCCGCCCGGGACTTCGCCCGGGAGGGCGCCACCGTGATCGTCGCCGGGCGGACCGCGGAGACGCTCGGCGGGACCGTCACGACCATCGAGGCCGAGGGCGGCCGGGCCGAGGCGATCACCGCCGACGTGCGCCGGGCCGGGGACGTCGCCGCCCTCGTCGACCGGATCGTCGCGCGGTACGGCCGGCTCGACGTCGCCGTGAACAACGCGGGCGTGCTGTTCGCCGGCCCGGTGGCCGAGATGCCGGAGGAGGACTGGCGGGCGGTGTTCGACACCAACGTGCACGGCGTCTTCCTCTGCATGAAGTACGAGATCGCCGCGATGCGCGCCCAGCCCGGCGGCGGGACGATCGTCAACGTCAGCTCGGTCGTCGGCCCGTACCTGCGGGTGGCCGGCCTCGCCGCGTACGGCGCCGCCAAGGCGGCCGTGAGCGCCCTCACCCGCACCGCGGCGCTCGAGTGCATCCGCGACGGGGTGCGGATCAACGCGGTCACACCGGGCCCGCTCGACACCCCGATGTCGCTGCGCCCCGGCGAGACCGAGGCGGACCGCGCGGCCCGCGTCAAGGGCGAGCTGCCCGCCGGGCGCGTGGGCTCGCTCGCCGAGTTCTCCGCCGCGGTCCGCTTCCTGGCCTCGGAGGAGTCCGCGTTCACCGTGGGCCAGGACCTCGTGCTCGACGGCGGCGCCACCGCCTGA